One Glycine max cultivar Williams 82 chromosome 8, Glycine_max_v4.0, whole genome shotgun sequence genomic window, taCGATTTAGGTGATAAATATGCATCTTATCTAACAGTAAAAGAAGTTTGTGTCTCCATTATCCTCAAAGAAAAGTGGGaagtctccttcttagatatcAACCATAGTAGCAAAACTGTCTTCTTCTACCATGCAATTAGTTTTGATTAacttatttttccatttttgtgATTGCTGGGAACAGTATTTGTCATAGTTCCTGCACTTTTTTTAGTGCTCCTGAGTTTTGACTTCTGAATACAAAGTTATGTTCCCACTATGCAGAGATAGCTTATTCTGGTTATGCTGTCTAGTTGAACATGTTCCGACCATTGCATCATCCCCTACCACAACTTCATATTTCTGGTCTTTTACTCCTGACAAGTGCATACATCAAAGAACTTACAGAACACCTAGGCATCTTTCAAGAGTTCCCTCCTTATCTTCTCGACCAGGTTTTTTATTAATGCAGAGATCAAATATCTTTGGAATCCATGATATTCTGGGAAACTGGCTCCCTGCCAGATACATTAGTAATGAATCAGTTGAGCTGAAGACTGACAATAATGTCGTACGGTTCTCTCTAGACAAGTCTGATGATATTAATTATGGAAAGAAGAGCCAGCTGAACAAAAGAGTTAAAATGTCTAGAAAAGCTAAACTGAATGAGCTTAGGTTCTATCGTTTGAAGGCCAAGAAAAAGATGATTTCCCCAAATCCAGAAGTTAGAATTACATATAAGCTTGAAAAGGTTGGATATCATTGTGACtgtaatttttagtttaaagtTTTCTTTCCTGTAACTGTTGTATCTTGCTTCTTCAATGTTGTTgataatttacttttatgattttatcatCTATGTTTTTTGACATCCTCCAGTTTTTTAGCAAGTAACAATGGTATGGACATTGTTCTGGTATTCACTAAATTAATGTGCTTCCCCTTTTCTTTGATGTATGGGCATTGAAAAAACCAGAATGTTGCTACATATGGATTTGTATTTGAAATACCTCCATGaaattctattttctatttGGGGAAGTTTCtgttaagttatatttttaagacattactatgaatattattttttatctcgtTACCTGGCTTATCAGTATAAAATCGCAATATACATCAGCTTGGATAATAGATATCTTTCTGTTTTTAACTTAGTCATTCCCCTCATAAGTACAGACATGATTTAGTGCCTCAGATAGGCTGGAAAGAGGCTTTGTTCCTTTCCTCCTTAATTTTTCCCTTTCTAATTTGCGgtcttttattttaacttataattcTACAGGCCAAGCGAAAGGAAACTTGGTTGGTTGAGAAGCTAAGAAAATTTGATGTACCAAAATCTCCTCCAGAAACATTTGATCCTGAAATTTTAACTGAGGAGGAGAGGCATTACCTGAAGCGCACTGGTgagaaaaagaaacattatGTTCCAGTTGGGAGACGAGGAGTGTTTGGTGGGGTAGTTCTTAATATGCATCTTCACTGGAAAAATCATGAAACAGTTAAGGTTATCTGCAAGCCTTGCAAACCAGGGCAAGTTCATGAATATGCTGAAGAGCTTGCCCGACTGAGCAAAGGCATTGTGATTGACATCAAGCCCAATAATACTATCATTTTTTACCGTGGAAAGAACTATGTACAACCGGAAGTAATGTCACCTCCAAATACATTATCAAAAGTGAAGGTAATTTCCTTTGCATTTGTTATTCATTGACCAAATGTATTCagtgataaatatattatggtatttttgttgaaattatagGGGAGTCGAGGAGACGCTCAGAATAATATGATATTTGTATTATGATGTGATACAAGACACTAATCCAATTGTCCTATTTATACTAATACTACAGTCCTAATCCTAATTATACGAGAACAAAAAACTCTcttaagataaaagataaaatcccTGAGAATGGGACAAGGTTCCTAACTAGACAAAATATTAGGATCCCTGAAAATAAGGAAACACAATCAtcctgaaaataaaataaattatcttaatCTGTTACCTAGACGCCATTTTGAAGGTAAGTATCCCTTGTTTCTCTCGTATTGGGCAATTAGAATTGTAGAAATGATCTACTTGAGGTTTGAGTTGAACATGAGTGCATGGCAGTGTGATGTATGTTGCAAATTTGCAATATATTAGAGGATTGACATAATACAAGGATAAAAaccattcaaataaaaaaaattcaagttattATGGCAATCATCTTTTCTTGATGAACTTAAACTGGGTTGATAGGAATGATTTGCATCTTTTATAGCctttttaatttagattagtAGTATTTCATAATgctcatttcatttattttttactgcATTTGATTAATATGGTTAGCTATGAAAGTTTGAAGACTACTTTGGATTATGCCTCGACATATTGCTGCTAATAGTAATGTTGGGGACCTGCTCTCTCACATGGTTTTCTATTGAGAGATTAATCCTCTTTTATTTAGATAAACTTCTACTAGTAAGCCCTGTATTTGTCTTCTGAGAAATGGATAGACTGGTGCTTTGATGGATTG contains:
- the LOC100809589 gene encoding uncharacterized CRM domain-containing protein At3g25440, chloroplastic, whose amino-acid sequence is MATISGFWTFMFSAALITGTRRGFSCTFNRDSLFWLCCLVEHVPTIASSPTTTSYFWSFTPDKCIHQRTYRTPRHLSRVPSLSSRPGFLLMQRSNIFGIHDILGNWLPARYISNESVELKTDNNVVRFSLDKSDDINYGKKSQLNKRVKMSRKAKLNELRFYRLKAKKKMISPNPEVRITYKLEKAKRKETWLVEKLRKFDVPKSPPETFDPEILTEEERHYLKRTGEKKKHYVPVGRRGVFGGVVLNMHLHWKNHETVKVICKPCKPGQVHEYAEELARLSKGIVIDIKPNNTIIFYRGKNYVQPEVMSPPNTLSKVKALEKYRYEQSLEHTSQFIERLEKELEEYHQHLAKFKKGKEDNAKDGLGKHDSIYAGHKMSHT